One genomic segment of Musa acuminata AAA Group cultivar baxijiao chromosome BXJ3-3, Cavendish_Baxijiao_AAA, whole genome shotgun sequence includes these proteins:
- the LOC135632820 gene encoding uncharacterized protein LOC135632820: MLFAVEGGGFFSSSASGYSNGLALLLLGRRNVDKPIKISSWNHYRLVEQEVEAGSQLASNNDHASCGCASFSCFGCSSARLDEPYSRKVSLVHQSKIPSDSSPSSDRGKLTINDAVKWDERKTCLKSNMKKPSKGYSMVCEADDACELLEEADNKMSCCTVGRKVQWTDKCGKELAEIREFEASDDGLSDDDFEGESFRRCECVIQ; encoded by the exons ATGCTTTTTGCTGTGGAAGGAGGAGGATTTTTTTCCTCTTCGGCATCAGGGTACAGCAATGgtcttgctcttcttcttcttggccgGAGAAATGTGGACAAGCCTATAAAAATTTCTTCATGGAATCACTACCGATTGGTTGAACAAGAAGTCGAGGCAGGTTCTCAGCTGGCTTCTAATAACGATCATGCTTCTTGTGGATGTGCCTCCTTTTCGTGCTTTGGTTGTTCTTCTGCAAGACTTGATGAGCCATATTCCAGGAAGGTTAGCCTTGTTCACCAGTCTAAAATTCCATCAGATTCATCACCTTCATCTGATAGAGGCAAGTTAACAATCAATGATGCTGTCAAGTGGGATGAACGAAAGACTTGTCTCAAGAGCAATATGAAGAAGCCCTCCAAAGGTTATTCTATGGTATGTGAAGCTGATGATGCTTGTGAGTTGTTGGAAGAGGCAGACAACAAGATGTCTTGCTGTACTGTAGGGAGGAAAGTTCAGTGGACCGACAAATGCGGAAAAGAGCTTGCTGAGATAAGAGAGTTTGAAGCCAG TGATGATGGATTATCCGATGATGATTTTGAAGGCGAAAGTTTCAGAAGATGCGAATGTGTGATTCAGTAG